One window of Quercus robur chromosome 5, dhQueRobu3.1, whole genome shotgun sequence genomic DNA carries:
- the LOC126727585 gene encoding beta-glucosidase 11-like isoform X43: MHGASGDIACDEYHKYKDDVQLMEDTGLEAYRFSISWSRLIPNGRGAVNPKGLQYYNKLINELISHGIQPHVTLHHTDLPQALEDEYGGWVSRKIVKDFTAYADVCFRKFGDRISYWTTMNEANVFVLEGYDTGFLPPQRCSPPYGGNCSTGNSSTEPYMAAHHILLAHASAARLYKKRYQDKQHGVIGLNVFCYWFIPLTNSTEDKIATQRAKDFYLGWFVDPLVFGDYPQTMKKIVGSRLPSFTYAESSQVKGSFDFIGVNHYITMYVNDNPSGLNMEDRDVLADMAVQFTRIRNDTSIFEYPIAPWGLQGILEYIKQFYGNPPVYIHENGQRTRRNSTLEDWPRVKYLHGYIGSLLDALRNGSNTRGYFTWSFLDLFEMLDGYESSYGLYFVDLDDPDLKRQPKLSAHWYSNFLKGKNISSDGYIELQKNISAVSPYLLE; the protein is encoded by the exons ATGCATGGAGCCAGTGGGGACATAGCATGTGATGAGTATCATAAATATAAG GACGATGTCCAGCTCATGGAAGACACGGGTTTAGAAGCCTATAGGTTTTCCATATCATGGTCAAGGCTTATCCCAA ATGGAAGAGGAGCTGTTAATCCAAAGGGTTTGCAATATTACAACAAGCTCATCAATGAGCTAATCAGCCATG GAATACAACCACACGTAACATTACACCACACTGATCTTCCTCAAGCACTTGAAGATGAGTATGGAGGATGGGTTAGTCGGAAGATTGT GAAAGACTTCACGGCATATGCAGATGTATGCTTCAGGAAGTTTGGTGACAGGATATCATATTGGACTACAATGAATGAGGCCAATGTGTTCGTGCTTGAGGGTTATGATACTGGATTTCTTCCTCCTCAGCGATGTTCACCTCCATATGGAGGTAACTGCTCTACAGGAAACTCCTCAACTGAGCCGTACATGGCAGCTCATCATATCCTGCTGGCACATGCGTCAGCTGCTAGATTATACAAGAAACGATACCAG GACAAGCAGCATGGTGTTATAGGGCTCAATGTCTTTTGCTATTGGTTTATTCCTCTAACAAACAGTACTGAAGATAAAATTGCCACTCAAAGAGCCAAAGATTTTTACTTGGGTTG GTTTGTGGATCCCTTGGTATTTGGAGACTATCCTCAGACCATGAAAAAGATTGTAGGCTCTAGACTTCCATCCTTTACCTATGCTGAATCCAGTCAGGTTAAGGGTTCATTTGACTTCATTGGAGTGAATCATTACATCACAATGTATGTCAATGATAACCCAAGCGGCCTAAATATGGAAGACAGAGATGTTTTGGCAGACATGGCGGTACAGTTTACAA GAATTCGAAATGATACGTCCATATTTGAG TATCCAATTGCACCCTGGGGTCTGCAAGGAATCCTGGAGTATATCAAGCAATTTTATGGCAACCCTCCTGTCTACATTCATGAAAAtg GTCAACGAACAAGACGTAATTCAACACTGGAAGACTGGCCTAGGGTAAAATATTTGCATGGATATATTGGCAGTTTGCTTGATGCATTGAG GAATGGATCAAATACAAGAGGTTATTTTACATGGTCCTTCTTGGATTTATTTGAAATGTTGGATGGCTATGAATCAAGCTACGGCCTATACTTTGTGGATTTGGATGACCCGGATTTAAAAAGACAACCTAAGCTCTCTGCTCATTGGTACTCCAATTTCTTGAAGGGGAAAAACATCAGTTCTGATGGATATATTGAACTTCAAAAGAATATATCTGCAGTTTCCCCTTATTTACTTGAGTAG
- the LOC126727585 gene encoding beta-glucosidase 11-like isoform X41, with the protein MHGASGDIACDEYHKYKDDVQLMEDTGLEAYRFSISWSRLIPNGRGAVNPKGLQYYNKLINELISHGIQPHVTLHHTDLPQALEDEYGGWVSRKIVKDFTAYADVCFRKFGDRISYWTTMNEANVFVLEGYDTGFLPPQRCSPPYGGNCSTGNSSTEPYMAAHHILLAHASAARLYKKRYQDKQHGVIGLNVFCYWFIPLTNSTEDKIATQRAKDFYLGWFVDPLVFGDYPQTMKKIVGSRLPSFTYAESSQVKGSFDFIGVNHYITMYVNDNPSGLNMEDRDVLADMAVQFTRIRNDTSIFEYPIAPWGLQGILEYIKQFYGNPPVYIHENGQRTRRNSTLEDWPRVKYLHGYIGSLLDALRYVCRPYINLTHDDVRVLS; encoded by the exons ATGCATGGAGCCAGTGGGGACATAGCATGTGATGAGTATCATAAATATAAG GACGATGTCCAGCTCATGGAAGACACGGGTTTAGAAGCCTATAGGTTTTCCATATCATGGTCAAGGCTTATCCCAA ATGGAAGAGGAGCTGTTAATCCAAAGGGTTTGCAATATTACAACAAGCTCATCAATGAGCTAATCAGCCATG GAATACAACCACACGTAACATTACACCACACTGATCTTCCTCAAGCACTTGAAGATGAGTATGGAGGATGGGTTAGTCGGAAGATTGT GAAAGACTTCACGGCATATGCAGATGTATGCTTCAGGAAGTTTGGTGACAGGATATCATATTGGACTACAATGAATGAGGCCAATGTGTTCGTGCTTGAGGGTTATGATACTGGATTTCTTCCTCCTCAGCGATGTTCACCTCCATATGGAGGTAACTGCTCTACAGGAAACTCCTCAACTGAGCCGTACATGGCAGCTCATCATATCCTGCTGGCACATGCGTCAGCTGCTAGATTATACAAGAAACGATACCAG GACAAGCAGCATGGTGTTATAGGGCTCAATGTCTTTTGCTATTGGTTTATTCCTCTAACAAACAGTACTGAAGATAAAATTGCCACTCAAAGAGCCAAAGATTTTTACTTGGGTTG GTTTGTGGATCCCTTGGTATTTGGAGACTATCCTCAGACCATGAAAAAGATTGTAGGCTCTAGACTTCCATCCTTTACCTATGCTGAATCCAGTCAGGTTAAGGGTTCATTTGACTTCATTGGAGTGAATCATTACATCACAATGTATGTCAATGATAACCCAAGCGGCCTAAATATGGAAGACAGAGATGTTTTGGCAGACATGGCGGTACAGTTTACAA GAATTCGAAATGATACGTCCATATTTGAG TATCCAATTGCACCCTGGGGTCTGCAAGGAATCCTGGAGTATATCAAGCAATTTTATGGCAACCCTCCTGTCTACATTCATGAAAAtg GTCAACGAACAAGACGTAATTCAACACTGGAAGACTGGCCTAGGGTAAAATATTTGCATGGATATATTGGCAGTTTGCTTGATGCATTGAGGTATGTCTGTAGACCTTATATAAACCTAACACATGATGATGTGAGAGTCTTGTCATAA